From one Polyangia bacterium genomic stretch:
- a CDS encoding SGNH/GDSL hydrolase family protein — protein sequence MALTAGGCGGANEMPSDAGNGGAAIGTGGTGTGGAATGGAADRDAGPIDERIDMKSGPTDAGPGGDDQRGDGANDDATNGAPAVRFVGRFDRSDPAGPRFAWSGSGMIARFSGTSVGIKLNGAQQYTVLIDGVLKPKLLPAAGGALSPIASGLSAGEHVVEIYRRTEANQGEAQFLGFDFGGGTLLAPPPTPTRRIEMIGDSITCAYGIEGANMNCTYTEDTQDQYLAYGSIAARNAGADVVTVAWSGKGVVCNYGDDPTSCVDPLPIYYDRTLPERADSHWDFSQWQPQVVVINLGTNDFSTAVDPTPAQFSTAYQTFLQHIRSKYPTALILCTVAPLLGGSDLTTARAAIDAAVAATGDANIKSFTMDPTDPADGYGCDYHPSVKTHQKMAAVLTAKLKTELGW from the coding sequence ATGGCCCTCACCGCTGGCGGCTGCGGCGGTGCGAATGAAATGCCTTCGGACGCCGGCAACGGTGGCGCTGCGATCGGTACCGGCGGCACGGGAACCGGCGGCGCCGCGACCGGTGGCGCTGCCGATCGCGATGCTGGCCCGATCGACGAAAGGATCGACATGAAAAGCGGCCCCACAGACGCCGGCCCGGGCGGCGACGATCAGCGCGGCGACGGCGCTAACGACGACGCCACCAACGGCGCTCCGGCCGTGCGCTTCGTCGGGCGTTTCGATCGCAGCGATCCCGCCGGTCCCCGCTTCGCCTGGTCGGGCTCGGGGATGATCGCCCGCTTCTCCGGGACGTCCGTCGGGATCAAATTGAATGGCGCGCAGCAATACACGGTTCTCATCGACGGCGTTCTCAAACCCAAATTGTTGCCCGCCGCCGGCGGCGCGCTGTCACCGATCGCCAGCGGATTGTCCGCCGGTGAACACGTCGTGGAGATTTACCGCCGCACCGAAGCCAACCAGGGTGAAGCGCAGTTCCTGGGTTTCGACTTTGGCGGCGGCACACTGCTGGCGCCGCCGCCCACGCCCACCCGCCGCATCGAAATGATCGGCGATTCGATCACCTGCGCCTACGGCATCGAAGGCGCGAATATGAACTGCACGTACACCGAAGACACGCAGGACCAATACCTGGCCTACGGATCAATCGCCGCCCGCAACGCGGGCGCCGACGTCGTCACGGTGGCGTGGTCAGGCAAGGGCGTGGTCTGCAATTACGGCGACGATCCCACGTCGTGCGTTGATCCGCTGCCCATTTATTACGACCGCACTTTGCCCGAGCGCGCTGACAGTCACTGGGATTTTTCACAGTGGCAGCCGCAAGTGGTGGTGATCAACCTCGGGACCAACGACTTCAGCACGGCGGTTGATCCCACGCCGGCGCAATTCAGCACGGCCTATCAGACCTTCTTGCAGCACATTCGCAGCAAGTACCCGACGGCGCTGATTCTCTGCACGGTGGCGCCATTGCTCGGCGGCAGCGATCTGACCACCGCGCGGGCGGCCATCGACGCGGCGGTGGCCGCTACCGGTGATGCCAACATCAAATCGTTCACCATGGACCCGACTGATCCCGCCGACGGTTATGGCTGCGATTATCACCCCAGCGTCAAGACGCACCAGAAAATGGCGGCGGTGCTGACGGCCAAGCTGAAGACCGAGCTCGGTTGGTAG
- the serC gene encoding 3-phosphoserine/phosphohydroxythreonine transaminase, with product MTKRVFNFSAGPAMLPLEVLEASARALVDYQGKGFGIAECSHRGKEFDGVLDEALGLVKKLLAVPDTHDILFLQGGATQLFATIPMNFLNGPADYVVGGEWAKKAVDMARPIAGDKLRVIASSEATSFDRPPTGWTADPGAAYLHVCSNETVHGHRLPEWPTHPTLVVDSSSEMMSRPHPIARTALVYAGAQKNLGASGTVLVIVRKDLYDRIPKSVPKIFNFKAHAEAKSCLNTPPTFGVYMLLETFRWMDRQGGLGALEKTNDAKAKVIYDAIDGSGGFYTGTVADKAVRSHMNVTFRLPSEELTETFLKQATGKGLVALKGYRTVGGIRASIYNAMPAQGCQLLAETMKDFAKANG from the coding sequence ATGACAAAACGCGTGTTCAACTTCTCCGCCGGTCCCGCCATGTTGCCGCTTGAGGTGCTGGAAGCCTCGGCGCGCGCTCTGGTCGATTATCAAGGCAAAGGTTTCGGCATCGCCGAGTGCAGCCACCGCGGCAAGGAATTCGACGGCGTTCTCGACGAGGCGCTGGGCTTGGTGAAAAAGCTGCTGGCGGTTCCCGACACGCACGACATCCTGTTTCTTCAGGGCGGGGCGACCCAGTTGTTCGCCACCATTCCGATGAATTTCTTGAACGGGCCGGCCGACTACGTCGTGGGCGGCGAATGGGCGAAGAAAGCCGTCGACATGGCCAGGCCGATCGCCGGCGACAAGCTGCGGGTGATCGCCAGCAGCGAAGCGACATCGTTCGATCGCCCGCCCACCGGCTGGACGGCCGATCCGGGCGCCGCGTACCTGCACGTCTGCTCGAACGAGACCGTGCACGGCCATCGCCTGCCGGAGTGGCCGACGCACCCGACGCTGGTGGTGGATTCCAGCAGCGAGATGATGTCGCGCCCGCACCCCATCGCCCGCACCGCGCTGGTCTACGCCGGCGCGCAGAAGAACCTGGGCGCGTCGGGAACCGTGCTGGTGATCGTCCGCAAGGATCTCTACGACCGCATCCCCAAGAGCGTGCCCAAGATCTTCAACTTCAAGGCCCACGCCGAAGCGAAGAGCTGCCTGAACACGCCGCCCACCTTCGGCGTGTACATGCTGCTGGAGACGTTCCGCTGGATGGATCGCCAGGGCGGCCTGGGCGCGCTGGAGAAGACGAACGACGCCAAGGCGAAGGTCATCTATGACGCCATCGACGGCTCGGGCGGCTTTTACACCGGCACCGTCGCCGACAAGGCGGTGCGCAGCCACATGAACGTCACCTTCCGCCTGCCCAGCGAGGAGCTCACCGAGACGTTCTTGAAGCAAGCAACCGGCAAGGGCCTGGTGGCATTGAAAGGCTATCGCACCGTGGGCGGCATCCGCGCTTCGATCTACAACGCCATGCCGGCGCAAGGCTGCCAGCTGCTGGCCGAGACGATGAAGGACTTCGCCAAGGCGAACGGATAG
- a CDS encoding FKBP-type peptidyl-prolyl cis-trans isomerase, with translation MSLFAPLPFSFRLRPLVVAALAASTISVGPAQAAPVPPPDVAAPPATAIRTPSGLAMTIIDAGSGKKHPHPNDCVKVRYVAWTRQGQVAGSGSDDGSPALQCMHQMSPGIAEAIAAMVVGQHRRVWIPEALAFPPNPKDDPPARKADLTYDLTLDEIIAAPPTPRALKAPPARARRLPSGVAIEIFKKGTGQVHPARPAHALVQLAGWTADGVLFESTAMTGHAASYGLDELIPGLAQALPLLVVGDRARLWIPAALAYGDKSRHGQPAGNLIYEIELLRLE, from the coding sequence ATGTCGCTGTTCGCTCCATTGCCGTTTTCGTTCAGGCTTCGCCCTCTGGTCGTGGCGGCGCTGGCCGCGTCGACTATTTCGGTCGGGCCTGCGCAGGCCGCGCCGGTTCCGCCGCCCGACGTGGCCGCCCCGCCCGCGACCGCCATCCGAACGCCGTCGGGCCTGGCGATGACCATCATCGACGCCGGCAGCGGAAAAAAACACCCGCACCCGAACGACTGCGTGAAGGTTCGCTATGTCGCCTGGACCCGCCAGGGCCAGGTGGCCGGCAGCGGCAGCGACGACGGCTCCCCCGCCTTGCAGTGCATGCACCAGATGTCGCCGGGGATCGCCGAGGCGATCGCGGCCATGGTGGTGGGCCAGCATCGCCGGGTGTGGATCCCGGAGGCGCTGGCTTTTCCCCCCAACCCGAAGGACGATCCGCCGGCGCGCAAGGCGGACCTCACGTACGACCTCACGCTGGACGAGATCATCGCTGCTCCGCCCACGCCGCGCGCATTGAAGGCGCCGCCCGCGCGGGCGCGAAGACTTCCTTCCGGCGTGGCGATCGAAATCTTCAAGAAAGGGACGGGCCAGGTTCATCCGGCGCGTCCGGCCCACGCGCTGGTGCAGCTGGCCGGGTGGACCGCCGACGGGGTGTTGTTCGAATCGACGGCCATGACCGGCCATGCCGCCAGCTATGGCCTGGACGAGCTGATCCCCGGGCTGGCCCAGGCGCTGCCGTTGCTGGTGGTCGGCGATCGAGCGCGGCTGTGGATCCCGGCGGCATTGGCCTACGGCGACAAGTCGCGCCACGGCCAACCCGCCGGCAACCTGATCTACGAGATCGAGCTGCTGCGTCTGGAGTAG
- a CDS encoding tetratricopeptide repeat protein yields MCNSSKVRGGLVSLLLLGALGVSAGGCDDLSPPVTKAKPTVKTEAPTPQPPEALVATPPPTPKLPPPTEVAKTDVTPPKKETQEPLPSDPLELARKLLATGDFEEALKQAKLAVSKQPQKSGAWNTLGRAELQVGHRKAALEAFEKAVDLNPNNSYAHNNLGLALIYDQRPAEAIDELEQAVELEPVESYMWNNLGMAYEQLDRLDDARNAYGKAAEMQSDHAQDSLARLKGVQSVVRTAKADDGDHNNKSDSGERKN; encoded by the coding sequence ATGTGCAACTCATCGAAGGTCCGAGGGGGTTTGGTTTCGCTGTTGTTGTTGGGCGCCCTGGGCGTCAGCGCGGGGGGCTGCGACGATCTGTCGCCGCCGGTGACCAAGGCCAAGCCGACGGTCAAGACCGAGGCGCCGACGCCGCAGCCGCCGGAGGCGCTGGTAGCGACACCGCCGCCGACGCCGAAGCTGCCACCGCCGACGGAGGTGGCCAAGACGGACGTCACGCCGCCGAAGAAAGAAACCCAAGAACCGCTGCCCAGCGATCCGCTGGAACTCGCGCGAAAGCTTCTGGCCACCGGCGATTTCGAAGAAGCGTTGAAGCAGGCGAAGCTCGCCGTGAGCAAGCAGCCGCAAAAGTCGGGCGCCTGGAACACGCTGGGCCGCGCCGAGCTGCAGGTCGGCCATCGCAAGGCGGCCCTGGAGGCGTTCGAGAAAGCCGTCGACCTGAACCCGAACAATTCGTACGCGCACAACAACCTTGGTCTGGCGCTGATCTACGACCAGCGCCCGGCCGAAGCGATCGACGAGCTGGAGCAGGCGGTCGAGCTGGAGCCGGTGGAGAGCTATATGTGGAACAACCTGGGGATGGCGTACGAGCAGCTTGATCGCCTGGACGATGCCCGCAACGCCTACGGCAAGGCGGCCGAAATGCAGAGTGACCACGCCCAGGACAGCCTGGCCCGGCTGAAAGGCGTGCAGTCGGTGGTGCGCACCGCCAAGGCCGACGACGGCGACCACAACAACAAGTCAGACAGCGGCGAGCGCAAGAACTGA